Proteins encoded within one genomic window of Brassica rapa cultivar Chiifu-401-42 chromosome A09, CAAS_Brap_v3.01, whole genome shotgun sequence:
- the LOC103839056 gene encoding F-box/kelch-repeat protein At3g04660-like, producing MKRVKRSKQPDERKVNDPFTNLANDMIIEILMKLPPRSIARLRFGSEHVSSIILDKKFIQWYITRSSTQPRYLISLYRGGDMQMQHFQSLSQDHPYNQGMVSYKMDPELLYEFTPPVRGLICGRDFNKMIVGNPSTGQFVSLPRVKTRRQDILSVFGYDPVNDVYKVLCMTVVLKRSHMSRNGNAVPWEDIVSEEHQVITLGAKEKWRMIECKYPHRHNSGCKGIYKDGFMYYLATYQKKGSLMSFDLSSEEFNVTKLPEDQMLQQYGELVNHAGKITIAHQAYNRNVDLWVLEDANKEVWSNFFVVPPLSIDFFGRFRDLVFMGILGTGEMIFASRSSPPFFFVCFDPKSKKVRETAIHGIGRDSRHNIQIFFDHVETCMVLPKVC from the coding sequence ATGAAAAGGGTCAAGAGGTCTAAACAACCAGACGAAAGGAAAGTAAACGATCCGTTTACGAACCTTGCTAATGACATGATCATAGAGATTCTCATGAAACTGCCGCCGAGATCCATAGCCAGGCTCCGTTTTGGTTCTGAACACGTGTCATCAATAATCCTCGACAAAAAGTTCATCCAGTGGTACATAACCCGATCTTCAACTCAGCCACGTTATCTTATCTCACTGTACCGTGGCGGAGACATGCAGATGCAGCACTTTCAATCCTTGTCTCAAGACCATCCGTATAATCAGGGCATGGTTAGTTATAAAATGGATCCGGAGCTACTGTATGAATTTACTCCACCTGTTCGCGGCTTGATCTGCGGTCGGGACTTTAACAAGATGATTGTCGGAAACCCTAGTACGGGTCAGTTCGTATCGTTACCTAGAGTCAAAACGAGGAGGCAAGATATATTGTCTGTTTTTGGATATGATCCAGTTAATGATGTATACAAAGTGTTGTGCATGACAGTGGTACTTAAACGTAGTCACATGTCTCGTAATGGTAATGCTGTGCCGTGGGAGGATATTGTGTCGGAGGAACATCAAGTGATCACTCTAGGAGCTAAAGAAAAATGGAGAATGATCGAGTGTAAGTATCCACATCGTCATAACTCTGGATGTAAAGGGATATACAAGGATGGGTTTATGTATTATTTAGCTACTTACCAGAAAAAAGGATCTCTAATGAGCTTTGATCTGAGTTCTGAAGAGTTTAATGTTACTAAGCTACCTGAGGATCAGATGCTTCAACAGTATGGTGAGCTGGTGAATCACGCTGGAAAGATAACCATAGCGCATCAGGCATATAACCGCAACGTTGACCTATGGGTTCTGGAAGATGCCAACAAAGAAGTATGGTCAAATTTTTTTGTGGTTCCTCCTCTGTCGATAGATTTTTTTGGAAGGTTTCGTGACCTCGTGTTCATGGGTATACTTGGTACTGGGGAGATGATATTCGCATCGCGCTCATCCCCTCcgttcttttttgtttgtttcgaTCCCAAGTCAAAAAAGGTCAGAGAAACTGCGATTCATGGAATTGGAAGGGACTCTCGTCATAATATCCAAATCTTTTTCGATCATGTAGAGACTTGTATGGTTCTGCCAAAGGTATGTTAA